One Paracidovorax avenae ATCC 19860 genomic region harbors:
- a CDS encoding Ig-like domain-containing protein codes for MASIEVLTSATTLASADTTGVTVTAVLKDASNNAIASKPVTFSASSGTLASVAAATGTDGRATAILTAGTDRSNRDIVVTVASGSITQKATIPVSGTTLTASGATSMLTGATTNFAVSLRDSGGAALAGVAVTASSSLGNAVTASSATTDANGSLTLAYAATRSGTDTLTIQGAGASQALTISVSSVNFAFTAPAANTEVEINSTSTVTVRYLSGNAGVAGKTVSFGTTRGTVTPTQAVTDATGSATVQVTSPSVGVATVSARVDDNAITTLPLNFVASTPATLVLQTSSAALAPNPAGSSTSQVQLRATVRDAAGNAVKGKTVFFTVVQDLSGGAIKTGTAVTDANGLATDVFVAGATSTAANGVQIRANVANTNISAVSSLTVSSQALFISIAANNQIEKLTTTYRNTFSVQVTDATGAPVANQNVALSYWAPLYGKGILLFDKTNSVWTYRDNPPAFCFNEDANRNGILDPGEDRDGNGRLSPGLPAAIAPASVTTDATGSATFTLTFGQQYANWLQIELAARAIVAGTESSTFFSFFTGAPSSDMTNAQVPPASQVSPFGSINNCTDPN; via the coding sequence GTGGCATCCATCGAGGTCCTGACCTCGGCGACGACGCTGGCATCCGCCGACACCACGGGCGTGACGGTCACGGCCGTGCTGAAGGACGCCTCCAACAACGCCATCGCGTCCAAGCCGGTGACCTTCAGCGCGAGCAGCGGCACGCTGGCCAGCGTGGCGGCTGCCACCGGCACGGATGGCCGCGCCACGGCCATCCTCACCGCCGGCACGGACCGTTCCAACCGCGACATCGTGGTGACGGTGGCATCGGGCTCCATCACCCAGAAGGCCACCATCCCGGTCTCGGGCACCACGCTGACGGCTTCGGGCGCGACGTCCATGCTGACGGGCGCGACGACCAACTTCGCCGTGTCGCTGCGCGACAGCGGCGGGGCCGCCCTTGCCGGCGTCGCGGTGACCGCATCGTCGTCGCTGGGCAATGCCGTCACCGCCAGCAGCGCCACCACGGACGCGAACGGCTCGCTGACCCTGGCCTATGCGGCCACCCGCAGCGGCACGGACACGCTGACCATCCAGGGCGCAGGCGCCTCGCAGGCGCTCACCATCAGCGTCAGCAGCGTGAATTTCGCCTTCACGGCCCCTGCCGCCAACACGGAAGTGGAGATCAACAGCACGAGCACGGTCACGGTGCGCTACCTGTCGGGCAATGCCGGCGTGGCGGGCAAGACCGTGTCGTTCGGCACGACGCGCGGCACCGTGACGCCCACCCAGGCGGTCACCGATGCCACGGGCTCGGCCACGGTGCAGGTGACGTCTCCGTCGGTGGGTGTCGCCACGGTGAGTGCGCGCGTGGATGACAACGCCATCACGACCCTGCCGCTGAACTTCGTGGCTTCCACGCCGGCGACGCTGGTGCTGCAGACCTCTTCGGCAGCCCTGGCGCCCAACCCGGCCGGCAGCAGCACCAGCCAGGTGCAGCTGCGCGCCACCGTGCGCGATGCCGCAGGCAATGCCGTCAAGGGCAAGACCGTGTTCTTCACCGTGGTGCAGGACCTGAGCGGCGGTGCCATCAAGACGGGTACGGCGGTGACGGATGCCAACGGCCTGGCGACCGATGTGTTCGTGGCCGGTGCCACCTCGACCGCTGCCAACGGCGTGCAGATCCGCGCCAACGTGGCCAACACCAACATCAGTGCCGTGTCGTCCCTGACGGTGAGCAGCCAGGCGCTCTTCATCTCCATCGCGGCCAACAACCAGATCGAGAAGCTGACGACCACTTACCGCAATACGTTCTCCGTGCAGGTCACGGATGCCACCGGTGCGCCGGTGGCCAACCAGAATGTGGCGCTGTCGTACTGGGCACCGCTGTACGGCAAGGGCATTCTGCTCTTCGACAAGACCAACAGTGTCTGGACCTACAGGGACAATCCCCCGGCCTTCTGCTTCAATGAAGACGCCAACCGCAACGGCATTCTCGATCCGGGCGAGGACCGGGATGGCAATGGCCGCCTGAGCCCGGGGCTGCCGGCTGCCATCGCACCGGCCTCCGTGACCACGGATGCCACCGGCAGCGCCACGTTCACGCTGACTTTTGGGCAGCAATATGCCAATTGGCTGCAGATCGAGCTGGCTGCCAGGGCCATCGTCGCGGGTACGGAATCCAGCACGTTCTTCAGCTTCTTCACAGGGGCGCCGTCTTCGGACATGACGAACGCGCAGGTGCCTCCCGCCTCGCAGGTCAGTCCCTTCGGCAGCATCAACAATTGCACGGACCCCAACTGA
- a CDS encoding shikimate kinase codes for MHGPQLSIHLIGLPGSGKSTVGRHLARRLGLPFIDSDHVIEQRIGGSIRGFFDREGEAAFRDLEEEVIRELTGPEVRPQVLATGGGVVVRPGNRARLRERGTVVYLNASPEEIFRHIRHDQTRPLLQVDSPLDRLRELQRERDPLYREAAHFVISPERGKNVAALVQHIAMQLELAGIHLPSP; via the coding sequence TTGCACGGACCCCAACTGAGCATCCACCTCATCGGCCTTCCAGGCTCGGGTAAATCCACCGTCGGGCGGCATCTCGCCCGGCGGCTGGGTCTGCCCTTCATCGATTCGGACCACGTGATCGAGCAGCGCATCGGCGGCTCGATCCGTGGTTTTTTCGATCGTGAAGGCGAAGCCGCCTTCCGCGACCTGGAGGAGGAGGTCATCCGCGAACTGACCGGCCCGGAGGTTCGGCCGCAGGTGCTGGCCACGGGCGGCGGGGTCGTGGTGCGTCCCGGCAACCGGGCGCGCCTGCGCGAGCGGGGCACGGTCGTTTACCTGAACGCTTCGCCGGAGGAAATCTTCCGGCACATCCGCCACGACCAGACGCGGCCCCTGCTGCAGGTGGATTCGCCCCTGGACCGGCTCCGCGAACTGCAGCGCGAGCGGGATCCGCTCTACCGGGAGGCAGCCCATTTCGTCATCTCGCCGGAGCGTGGCAAGAACGTGGCCGCCCTGGTCCAGCACATCGCCATGCAGCTGGAGTTGGCAGGCATCCATCTGCCATCCCCGTGA
- the aroB gene encoding 3-dehydroquinate synthase: MAPSVAPAAMQAHAGRVEIALGDRSYGIDIGAGLLGDARTYGALPRAACALVVTNETVAPLYAEPLRAALSAHYAEVVLAVLPDGEEHKDWPTLNRIFDTLLSHGCDRKTVLFALGGGVVGDMTGFAAASYMRGVPFVQVPTTLLAQVDSSVGGKTAINHPLGKNMIGAFYQPQLVVCDLATLATLPARELSAGLAEVIKYGPIADMELLAWLEDHIEALRAGDHAALAHAVRRSCEIKAWVVGQDEREAGLRAILNFGHTFGHAIEAGMGYGVWLHGEGVGAGMVMAAELSRRLGLVDGAFTARLRRLVERAGLPVRGAVLDPADNAGRYLELMRLDKKSEGGEIRFVVIDGPGRAAVRPAPDALVREVIDACCA, from the coding sequence ATGGCCCCGTCCGTGGCACCGGCCGCGATGCAGGCGCATGCCGGCCGCGTGGAGATCGCGCTGGGCGACCGGAGCTACGGCATCGATATCGGCGCGGGCCTGCTGGGCGATGCCCGGACCTATGGCGCGCTGCCCAGGGCCGCCTGTGCGCTGGTCGTGACCAACGAGACTGTCGCGCCGCTCTACGCCGAACCCCTGCGCGCAGCGCTGTCCGCGCACTATGCCGAGGTCGTCCTGGCCGTGCTGCCGGACGGCGAGGAGCACAAGGACTGGCCCACGCTGAACCGCATTTTCGATACGCTGCTGTCGCACGGCTGCGACCGCAAGACCGTGCTGTTTGCGCTGGGCGGCGGTGTGGTGGGCGACATGACCGGCTTTGCGGCCGCGAGCTACATGCGTGGCGTGCCCTTCGTGCAGGTGCCGACGACCCTGCTCGCGCAGGTGGATTCCTCGGTGGGTGGCAAGACGGCCATCAACCATCCCCTGGGCAAGAACATGATCGGGGCGTTCTACCAGCCCCAGCTCGTGGTGTGCGACCTCGCCACCCTGGCGACGCTGCCGGCGCGGGAGTTGAGCGCGGGCCTGGCCGAGGTCATCAAGTACGGCCCGATCGCGGACATGGAATTACTGGCCTGGCTCGAGGACCACATCGAGGCCCTGCGTGCGGGCGACCACGCGGCCCTGGCCCATGCCGTGCGCCGCAGCTGCGAAATCAAGGCCTGGGTGGTGGGGCAGGACGAGCGCGAAGCCGGCCTGCGCGCCATCCTGAACTTCGGCCATACCTTCGGGCACGCGATCGAGGCGGGCATGGGCTATGGCGTGTGGCTGCACGGAGAGGGCGTGGGGGCGGGCATGGTGATGGCCGCCGAGCTGTCGCGCCGCCTGGGACTCGTGGACGGTGCATTCACCGCGCGGCTGCGCCGCCTTGTCGAGCGTGCCGGCCTTCCCGTGCGCGGCGCCGTGCTCGATCCCGCCGACAATGCCGGCCGCTACCTGGAACTCATGCGCCTGGACAAGAAGTCGGAAGGGGGCGAGATCCGTTTCGTCGTCATCGACGGACCGGGCCGCGCCGCCGTGCGTCCGGCGCCCGATGCGCTGGTGCGCGAGGTCATCGACGCCTGCTGCGCGTGA